A region from the Rosa rugosa chromosome 6, drRosRugo1.1, whole genome shotgun sequence genome encodes:
- the LOC133717619 gene encoding serine/threonine-protein kinase PCRK1-like produces the protein MKCFYFYNKEKNDEPKTTKSPSGHSTSSFFSLDRDPRRSEFNSQDVSEFSTTSSVKSFAAMSQRQSNLREFTCAELKAATKNFSLSLMLGEGGFGGVYRGIIRCAQDPHKKIDVAVKQLSKRGLQGHKEWVTEVNVLGIVEHQNLVKLLGYCAEDDERGIQRLLIYEYMPNRSVQDHLTSRFQIALPWVTRVKIAQDAARGLAYLHEEMEFQIIFRDFKSSNILLDEHWNAKLSDFGLARLGPSDGVSHVSTAVVGTVGYAAPEYIQTGHLTSKSDVWSYGIFLFELITGRRPVDRNRPKNEQKLLEWVRAHLSADSKKFQLIMDPRLEGKYSLKAAQKLAAVANRCLVRQPRSRPKMSEVLEMINRIVETTTDMGSPQQLPSESLEHSKDEFLTESKREILRRKFVDPLIGENGCLNLQIWRPKIVKTC, from the exons ATGAAGTGTTTTTATTTCTACAACAAAGAGAAGAATGATGAACCAAAGACTACCAAGTCTCCTTCTGGTCATTCcacttcctctttcttttcgCTTGATCGCGATCCAAGAAGATCAGAGTTTAATTCTCAGGATGTCTCGGAATTTAGCACAACATCCTCTGTCAAATCATTTGCAGCAATGTCTCAAAGACAGAGCAACCTAAGAGAATTCACATGTGCGGAGCTGAAAGCAGCAACAAAGAATTTTAGTCTCTCCCTCATGCTTGGAGAGGGTGGGTTTGGTGGTGTGTATAGGGGTATCATCAGGTGTGCACAAGATCCACATAAGAAGATAGATGTCGCTGTTAAACAACTGAGTAAAAGGGGATTGCAG GGCCACAAAGAGTGGGTGACTGAAGTTAATGTTTTAGGGATTGTTGAGCATCAAAATCTTGTCAAATTACTGGGCTACTGCGCTGAGGATGATGAAAGAGGGATCCAGAGGCTCCTGATATATGAATACATGCCCAACAGGAGTGTACAAGATCACTTAACAAGCCGGTTTCAGATTGCACTCCCTTGGGTCACAAGGGTCAAAATAGCACAGGATGCTGCTCGAGGATTAGCATACCTCCATGAAGAAATGGAATTTCAG ATTATCTTCAGGGATTTCAAGTCTTCAAACATACTTTTGGATGAACATTGGAATGCAAAGTTATCTGACTTTGGATTAGCGCGGTTGGGGCCTTCAGACGGAGTGAGCCACGTCTCTACTGCC GTTGTTGGAACAGTTGGATATGCAGCTCCTGAATACATTCAAACAGGACATCTCACGTCGAAAAGTGATGTGTGGAGTTACGGCATTTTCCTTTTTGAACTCATCACAGGAAGGCGGCCTGTGGACCGAAACCGCCCCAAGAATGAGCAAAAGCTCTTGGAATGGGTGAGAGCACATCTGTCTGCAGATTCAAAAAAGTTTCAGCTTATTATGGATCCAAGGCTCGAAGGGAAGTATTCCCTCAAGGCTGCACAAAAGCTAGCAGCTGTGGCCAACCGGTGCTTGGTAAGACAGCCGAGATCACGTCCTAAAATGAGTGAAGTACTGGAGATGATAAATAGAATTGTGGAGACGACAACAGATATGGGAAGCCCTCAACAACTCCCTTCAGAGAGTTTAGAGCACTCCAAAGATGAA
- the LOC133715349 gene encoding ABC transporter G family member 24-like, producing the protein MSLKKLKASNFGSFLVLGILALSLVHLVQSQDVDDYDGIDNPAVLPLITQIVYGRISNVTAVLSREISNRSSFCVKDPEADWNQAFNFSNNLEFLTSCIQKTKGDITRRLCTAAEMKFYFNNFFVKAESANYLKPNQNCNLTTWVSGCEPGWACSVGQDQQVDLKNAQDVPPRTQNCQPCCEGFFCPHGLTCMIPCPSGSYCPMATLNRATGICEPYIYQLPPGQPNHTCGGANIWADVVSSGELFCSAGSYCPTTVKRIPCSSGHYCRMGSTDEKRCFKLTSCDANTANQNIHAYGIMLIAALITLLLIIYNCSDQVLITRGRRLAKSREKAAKSAREMAKARQRWKGAKDAAKKHASGLQAHLSRTFSRKKDTQDPEKLKILNEPKPDMDDDLPTPPHPSRSNVSPSTSVPPKGKKKEPSELMQIMRKIEDDPENYKGFSIGGEDTNVGNVPKGKQIHTHTQIFDYAYAQIEKEKAQQQDYKDLTFSGVVKMATNNEVRKRPLIEISFKDLTLTLKSKNKHLLRCVTGKIKPGRITAVMGPSGAGKTTFLSALAGKAIGCNMTGLILVNGRNVSIHSYKKIIGFVPQDDIVHGNLTVEENLWFSAKCRLSADLSKPDKVLVVERAIESLGLQTVRDSLVGTVEKRGISGGQRKRVNVGLEMVMEPSLLILDEPTSGLDSASSQLLLRALRREALEGVNICMVVHQPSYALFKMFDELVLLAKGGLTVYHGSAKQVEEYFSSLGINVPDRINPPDHYIDILEGMVTTERSSGVNYRDLPLRWMLYNGYSVPPDMRPSAAQLELPSMDENLIHETNPAGAQIEEQSFAEELWQDVRTNVELHREKIRLNFLKSKDMSNRRTPGVFLQYRYFLGRLGKQRLREARIQAVDYLILLLAGACLGSLAKVSDQNFGALGYTYTIIAVSLLCKIAALRSFSLDRLQYWRERASGMSSLAYFLAKDTVDHFNTLIKPFVYLSMFYFFTNPRSSFADNYVVLLCLVYCVTGIAYALAIFFEQGAAQLSSVLLPVVLTLIATRPQDGQTLKILANVCYPKWALEAFVIANAERYSGVWLITRCGALLKSGYNLNDWSLCIIVLIFTGFVSRVVAFLCMVTFQKK; encoded by the exons ATGAGCTTGAAGAAGctcaaagcttcaaactttgGCTCATTTCTTGTACTGGGAATCCTAGCTTTGAGCTTGGTTCACTTGGTGCAGAGCCAAGATGTGGATGACTATGATGGAATTGACAACCCTGCAGTTCTTCCATTGATCACTCAGATTGTGTATGGAAGAATCTCAAATGTTACAGCAGTTCTCAGTAGGGAGATTAGCAACCGTTCCAGCTTCTGTGTGAAAGACCC GGAAGCTGATTGGAACCAGGCATTTAATTTTTCGAACAATTTGGAGTTCTTAACTTCATGCATTCAAAAGACTAAAG GAGATATTACGCGGCGCTTGTGTACAGCAGCAGAGATGAAGTTTTATTTCAACAATTTCTTTGTAAAGGCTGAGAGTGCAAATTACTTGAAACCCAACCAGAACTGTAATTTAACCACCTGGGTTTCTGGGTGTGAGCCAGGATGGGCTTGTAGTGTTGGCCAAGATCAGCAGGTTGACCTCAAAAATGCACAGGACGTGCCTCCCAGAACTCAGAACTGCCAGCCTTGTTGTGAGGGTTTCTTTTGTCCCCATGGTCTCACATGCATGATAC CTTGCCCATCGGGTTCTTACTGTCCCATGGCAACCCTGAACAGAGCAACCGGTATTTGTGAACC GTACATTTACCAGCTACCTCCTGGGCAACCAAACCATACTTGTGGAGGAGCAAATATATGGGCTGATGTTGTTAGTAGTGGTGAATTATTCTGTTCAGCTGGATCATATTGTCCAACCACTGTGAAAAGAATTCCTTGCAGTAGTGG ACATTACTGCCGGATGGGTTCTACAGATGAGAAAC GCTGTTTCAAGTTGACTTCATGTGATGCAAACACTGCAAATCAAAATATTCATGCATACGGGATAATGCTTATT GCAGCTTTGATCACTCTGCTGCTCATTATTTACAATTGTTCTGACCAAGTACTCATCACTAGGGGGAGGAGACTGGCCAAATCCCGGGAGAAAGCAGCCAAAAGTGCAAGGGAAATGGCCAAAGCACGCCAAAGATGGAAAGGTGCAAAAGATGCTGCTAAGAAGCATGCAAGTGGTTTGCAAGCTCATTTATCACGCACATTTTCTCGGAAAAAGGACACTCAAGATCCTGAGAAACTTAAGATTTTGAATGAGCCAAAACCGGACATGGATGATGATCTGCCTACACCTCCACATCCAAGTAGATCAAATGTCTCACCATCCACATCTGTGCCAccaaagggaaagaaaaaggaaCCTAGTGAGCTCATGCAGATTATGCGTAAAATTGAAGATGACCCGGAGAATTATAAAGGTTTCAGTATTGGAGGTGAGGACACAAATGTAGGAAATGTGCCGAAAGGAAAGCAAATACATACTCATACACAAATCTTCGATTATGCTTATGCTCAGATTGAGAAAGAGAAGGCTCAGCAGCAAGACTACAAGGATCTTACCTTCTCTGGGGTGGTTAAAATGGCTACTAACAATGAAGTACGGAAAAGGCCTCTAATTGAGATTTCTTTCAAGGACCTTACACTGACTTTGAAATCAAAAAATAAGCATCTACTGAGGTGTGTTACTGGTAAAATAAAGCCCGGCCGCATTACTGCAGTCATGGGTCCATCAGGGGCTGGAAAAACAACATTTCTTTCTGCCCTAGCTGGAAAAGCGATTGGATGCAATATGACTGGTTTAATTCTTGTAAATGGGAGGAATGTATCAATCCATTCATATAAGAAAATCATAGGTTTTGTGCCACAAGATGATATTGTGCATGGAAACTTGACCGTGGAAGAGAATCTATGGTTCAGTGCAAAGTGCAG GTTATCAGCGGACTTATCAAAACCAGATAAAGTTCTAGTGGTTGAAAGAGCTATCGAGTCCTTAGGGCTCCAGACGGTACGTGATTCCTTGGTTGGAACAGTAGAAAAGCGAGGGATATCTGGAGGCCAGAGGAAACGTGTAAATGTTGGTTTGGAAATGGTTATGGAACCTTCACTTTTGATTTTGGATGAACCCACATCTGGTTTGGACAGTGCCTCTTCTCAGCTACTTCTTAGAGCACTTAGACGGGAAGCTCTTGAAGGGGTAAACATCTGCATGGTGGTTCACCAACCTAG CTATGCCTTGTTCAAGATGTTTGATGAGTTAGTACTCCTGGCAAAAGGTGGCCTAACTGTCTATCATGGATCAGCAAAGCAAGTAGAAGAATACTTCTCAAGCCTTGGGATCAATGTCCCAGACCGCATCAACCCTCCGGACCACTACATTGACATTTTGGAGGGTATGGTAACAACAGAAAGAAGTTCAGGAGTGAATTATAGGGATCTTCCCCTCAGATGGATGCTTTATAATGGGTACTCAGTACCCCCCGATATGAGGCCAAGTGCTGCTCAACTTGAATTGCCCTCAATGGATGAAAATTTAATTCATGAAACTAATCCTGCTGGTGCTCAGATAGAGGAACAATCTTTTGCTGAAGAGTTATGGCAAGATGTAAGAACTAATGTGGAGCTGCATCGTGAGAAGATACGTCTCAATTTCTTGAAATCTAAGGATATGTCTAACCGGAGAACTCCAGGTGTATTTCTGCAATACAGATACTTCCTAGGAAG ACTTGGTAAGCAGAGACTTAGAGAAGCTCGGATACAGGCAGTAGATTATTTGATTTTATTACTTGCTGGAGCCTGCTTAGGATCACTTGCAAAAGTGAGCGATCAGAACTTTGGTGCACTTGGTTACACATACACCATCATTGCAGTTT CTCTACTGTGTAAGATTGCGGCTTTGAGATCATTTTCCCTGGATAGATTACAAtattggagagagagagcatcTGGGATGAGCAGCTTGGCTTATTTTCTTGCTAAGGATACAGTCGACCATTTTAATACATTGATCAAACCTTTCGTGTATCTGTCCATGTTCTACTTCTTCACCAACCCAAGATCTAGCTTTGCAGATAATTATGTTGTTCTGCTCTGCCTTGTGTACTGTGTAACTGGCATAGCCTATGCACTAGCAATATTTTTTGAACAAGGTGCAGCCCAGCTA TCATCGGTTCTCCTTCCAGTTGTTTTGACACTTATAGCTACACGGCCGCAAGATGGTCAGACTCTAAAGATTTTAGCCAATGTATGCTACCCTAAGTGGGCTTTGGAAGCATTTGTGATTGCAAATGCTGAAAG GTATTCTGGAGTATGGCTAATAACTCGGTGCGGGGCACTTTTGAAAAGTGGCTATAATCTGAATGATTGGAGTCTTTGTATAATAGTCCTCATCTTCACAGGGTTCGTTAGCCGTGTGGTAGCTTTCCTTTGCATGGTGACTTTTCAGAAGAAGTGA
- the LOC133716809 gene encoding pectinesterase/pectinesterase inhibitor PPE8B-like, producing the protein MLPELPNALDLEPRSHQTQFQQISYWKNNPNVIVSKDWTGNFQKIMQAVEAVPDHSRKRFAILVKRGVYKENVDINVKKTNLVLIGEGMDVTTITGHKSNAVKAEGFIAIDIGFENTAGPHNGQAVALLVKGDQSAFFRCKINGYQDTLYAHNSRQFFRECKISGTVDFIFGYSTAVFQMCTIIARKDLIMAWLQLLPTVFSKKTQPGLHSNFVTYVTADADLLSNITATPTYLGRPWGYVLEYKERCLSVKMGIVTYMISFMPKGNKHGYLHHHSHNATM; encoded by the exons ATGTTGCCTGAGCTGCCTAATGCTCTTGATCTAGAACCTAGATCACATCAGACTCAGTTCCAGCAAATCAGTTATTGGAAGAATAACCCTAACGTCATCGTGTCTAAGGATTGGACTGGAAATTTCCAAAAGATAATGCAGGCAGTAGAGGCTGTACCGGATCATAGCCGGAAGCGTTTTGCGATCTTGGTGAAGAGAGGAGTTTACAAGGAAAATGTGGATATCAATGTGAAAAAGACtaatttggttttgattggaGAGGGCATGGACGTTACTACCATAACTGGACATAAGAGTAATG CTGTGAAGGCAGAAGGCTTCATTGCAATAGATATAGGGTTTGAGAACACAGCCGGACCACACAACGGCCAGGCAGTGGCGCTTCTAGTCAAGGGTGACCAATCAGCTTTCTTCCGATGCAAGATAAATGGATACCAAGACACATTGTATGCACACAACAGCCGCCAGTTCTTTAGGGAATGCAAGATCAGTGGCACTGTCGACTTCATCTTCGGCTACAGCACTGCAGTTTTCCAAATGTGCACCATTATTGCAAGAAAAGACCTAATCATGGCCTGGTTACAGTTACTGCCCACGGTCTTTTCGAAGAAGACTCAACCGGGTTTACATTCCAATTTTGTGACGTACGTGACTGCAGATGCTGATTTGTTGAGCAACATTACAGCTACACCCACATACTTGGGTCGACCTTGGG gATATGTACTTGAGTATAAAGAGAGGTGCTTAAGTGTAAAGATGGGTATAGTGACTTATATgataagctttatgccaaaggggaaCAAGCATGGTTATCTCCATCATCACAGCCACAATGCCACAATGTAA
- the LOC133714979 gene encoding ATPase GET3B-like codes for MATSTCIPSTFTGFLQNLTSRNSIAMVGLLSYAPKTLKPLSYAQSFGFSSLSTARKPPRKLLQFQVRSVATPAEAVAGFEEMVAGTQRKYYMLGGKGGVGKTSCAASLAVKFANNGHPTLVVSTDPAHSLSDSFAQDLTGGTLVPVDGPDAPLFALEINPEKAREEFKTASKKNGGTGVKDFMDGMGLGMLAEQLGELKLGELLDTPPPGLDEAIAISKVIQFLESPEYNMFTRIVFDTAPTGHTLRLLSLPDFLDASIGKILKLRQKISSATSAIKSVFGSEESNSGASDKLEKLRERMIKVRELFRDTDSTEFVIVTIPTVMAVSESSRLHASLKKETVPVKRLIVNQILPPSASDCKFCSIKRKDQMRALDMIRSDIELSDLTLIQAPLVDMEIRGVPALRFLGDMIWK; via the exons ATGGCGACTAGTACGTGTATTCCCTCCACCTTCACTGGGTTTCTTCAAAACTTGACTTCCAGAAACTCCATTGCTATGGTGGGTTTGCTCTCTTATGCTcccaaaaccttgaagcctctCTCTTATGCCCAGAGCTTCGGTTTCAGTTCACTTTCCACCGCCAGAAAACCGCCCAGAAAATTGCTTCAATTCCAAG TGAGATCAGTGGCCACTCCTGCGGAAGCTGTTGCCGGGTTTGAAGAGATGGTTGCTGGGACTCAGCGAAAGTATTACATGCTAGGTGGTAAAGGTGGAGTTGGAAAGACGAGCTGTGCAGCTTCACTTGCTGTAAAGTTTGCTAACAATGGGCATCCCACTCTTGTGGTTTCCACTGATCCAGCACATTCCTTGAGTGATTCCTTTGCTCAG GATTTGACTGGAGGCACGCTTGTACCAGTTGATGGGCCTGATGCTCCACTTTTTGCTCTGGAG ATAAACCCCGAGAAGGCAAGGGAAGAATTCAAAACTGCAAGTAAGAAAAATGGTGGAACAGGGGTCAAAGATTTTATGGATGGAATGGGCCTTGGGATGCTTGCTGAACAG TTGGGAGAGTTAAAACTGGGAGAACTGCTAGACACACCTCCTCCTGGTTTGGATGAAGCTATTGCGATTTCTAAG GTGATACAATTTCTCGAATCACCAGAATATAACATGTTTACTCGTATCGTCTTTGATACTGCACCCACG GGCCATACATTGCGACTTTTATCCTTGCCAGACTTCTTGGATGCATCAATTGGCAAGATATTGAAG CTTAGACAAAAGATATCTTCTGCCACCTCAGCCATCAAATCCGTTTTTGGGTCAGAGGAAAGCAATTCTGGAGCA TCAGACAAATTAGAGAAACTACGGGAGAGGATGATTAAAGTGCGGGAGCTTTTTCGTGATACCGATTCCACAGAATTTGTCATAGTAACAATACCCACG GTCATGGCAGTCAGTGAGTCATCTAGGTTGCATGCCTCTTTGAAGAAGGAAACTGTTCCTGTGAAGCGACTTATTGTTAATCAGATTCTTCCCCCATCTGCCTCAGACTGCAAATTTTGTTCAATAAAAAGAAAG GATCAGATGCGTGCTCTTGATATGATCCGGAGTGATATAGAGCTCTCTGACTTGACATTGATCCAGGCTCCACTAGTTGACATGGAGATCAGAGGAGTGCCTGCCCTTCGATTTCTGGGAGACATGATTTGGAAATGA